The following are encoded in a window of Collinsella aerofaciens genomic DNA:
- a CDS encoding aspartate/glutamate racemase family protein → MEKLGVIGGMGAEATSYYYDQVVRHTAAACDQEHIDMVVLSKSTMPDRTLAIKTGEHAKLLATMKECAQALESLGCAHIAIPCNTSHYFYDQIQSFTKVPIIHMPRESVRYALAGAVMGECEFDPNLSMPAEPVHKIGIMGTDGTVGAGVYGRECKAAGVEVVYPSEKRQNDVMSLIYDDVKAGREPDMDKFDRVMWEFARSGCDRVILACTELSVLQKYREMPEITLDAMDVLVRESIIRSGAPYRL, encoded by the coding sequence ATGGAAAAGCTGGGAGTTATCGGCGGCATGGGCGCCGAGGCCACGTCGTATTACTACGACCAGGTGGTGCGTCATACGGCTGCTGCCTGCGATCAGGAACATATCGACATGGTGGTGCTCTCCAAGTCGACCATGCCCGACCGCACGTTGGCCATTAAGACCGGCGAGCATGCCAAGCTGCTGGCGACCATGAAAGAGTGCGCCCAGGCACTCGAGTCGCTGGGCTGTGCGCACATTGCCATTCCCTGCAACACGTCGCACTACTTCTACGACCAGATCCAGTCGTTTACGAAGGTGCCGATTATCCACATGCCGCGTGAGTCGGTGCGCTATGCTCTGGCCGGTGCGGTGATGGGGGAGTGCGAGTTCGACCCCAACCTGAGTATGCCGGCCGAGCCGGTGCACAAGATTGGCATCATGGGCACCGACGGAACCGTGGGCGCGGGTGTCTACGGCCGCGAATGTAAGGCTGCGGGTGTTGAGGTTGTCTATCCCAGCGAGAAACGTCAGAACGATGTGATGTCGCTTATCTACGATGATGTGAAGGCCGGACGTGAGCCCGATATGGATAAGTTCGACCGCGTGATGTGGGAGTTCGCCCGTAGCGGCTGCGACCGCGTCATTCTGGCCTGCACCGAGCTCTCGGTGTTGCAAAAGTACCGAGAGATGCCCGAGATCACCCTCGACGCCATGGATGTCCTGGTGCGCGAATCCATCATCCGTAGCGGCGCTCCCTACCGCCTCTAG